CGTCTGTTTTACTTCTGTTAAATTCTTCACACTTGATTAAGTATTTCACATCTTGTGTTTTTGTACCAACGGTATGAGATTTCGCACACTAACGATTGTAAGATCACAGAATTACCAATAAGATTTCAGTCTGAGCGATCTGTACGTTACTGTAACACTTCTACAGGTTATCCTCCTCGGGATGCTGGGAGATGTATTCCAAGGCTTTCAGGATGGCATCGGGAATCGGAGGCGCGACCGGCAGATGCTCGCCGCTGGGATGAAAACCGTTTTCATCTGCGGTGTAACTCAGGCTGATAGGATTGCCGTCGACATCGGTGTAGCTGAAGGATCCCTGAACACGATTGGCGTCTTCGTCTTTGG
This genomic stretch from Monomorium pharaonis isolate MP-MQ-018 chromosome 4, ASM1337386v2, whole genome shotgun sequence harbors:
- the LOC105830925 gene encoding endocuticle structural glycoprotein SgAbd-2, whose translation is MNTLTVVLFCVLAVVVSAAPPHFAQQEFIPILASNLDGPNVDGSYSYSFQTGNGIQAQEQGSLVKISKDEDANRVQGSFSYTDVDGNPISLSYTADENGFHPSGEHLPVAPPIPDAILKALEYISQHPEEDNL